A genome region from Hippopotamus amphibius kiboko isolate mHipAmp2 chromosome 1, mHipAmp2.hap2, whole genome shotgun sequence includes the following:
- the LOC130844790 gene encoding cytochrome c oxidase subunit 6C-like, translating to MASSSLMKPQMRGLLATRLRFHMVGAFIVSLGVATLCKFAVAEPRKKAYADFYRNYDSMKDFEEMRKAGIFQSAK from the coding sequence ATGGCTTCCAGTTCTTTGATGAAACCTCAGATGCGTGGCCTTCTGGCCACGCGTCTGCGATTTCATATGGTTGGAGCATTCATTGTCTCCCTGGGAGTTGCAACTTTGTGtaagtttgctgtggctgaaccaagaaagaaggcatatgcagatttctacagaaattatgattccatgaaagattttgaggagatgaggaaggctggtatctttcagagtgcaaagtga